The proteins below are encoded in one region of Corynebacterium sphenisci DSM 44792:
- a CDS encoding glyceraldehyde-3-phosphate dehydrogenase produces the protein MTVDSPHPESTDPADADDIRGTHAAGVSAPITDADWNERIALAEAMIPLLGRLRRERNVVTSIFGRRLENVTETGIIKSHRYARRIINEELPLAQTLPILEQLVEMDLGTASIDLGTLATRHEEVGGDLRAFLDAELAEVIGRNEETPKTDVVLYGFGRIGRLLARILLTRQADHNGPVLRAIVVRQGAEDDIVKRASLLRRDSVHGAFDGTISVDRENNVIWANGTPIQVIYSDDPATVDYTAYGIDDAVVVDNTGRWRDRAGLEQHLRATGVARVLLTAPGKGDVKNIVYGINHKGITDADRILSAASCTTNGITPVLKVVNDKWGVAHGHVETVHSFTNDQNLIDNFHRGSRRGRAATLNMVLTETGAAKAVAKALPEFEGKLTGNAIRVPTPDVSMAVLNLTLEREVTREEVNDYIREVSLRSVLRQQIDYIHSPEVVSSDFIGTTHTGIVDGLATIAAGRHLVLYVWYDNEFGYSNQVVRIVEEIAGARPIVLPKRKHLEEL, from the coding sequence ATGACCGTCGACAGCCCGCACCCCGAATCCACCGATCCGGCCGACGCCGACGACATCCGCGGCACCCACGCCGCCGGGGTGTCCGCGCCGATCACCGACGCCGACTGGAACGAGCGGATCGCGCTGGCCGAGGCGATGATCCCGCTGCTGGGCCGGCTGCGCCGGGAGCGCAACGTGGTGACCTCCATCTTCGGCCGCCGGCTGGAGAACGTCACCGAGACCGGGATCATCAAGTCGCACCGCTACGCCCGCCGGATCATCAACGAGGAGCTGCCGCTGGCGCAGACCCTGCCGATCCTGGAGCAGCTGGTGGAGATGGACCTGGGCACCGCCTCCATCGACCTGGGCACCCTGGCCACCCGGCACGAGGAGGTCGGCGGGGATCTGCGCGCCTTCCTCGACGCCGAACTCGCCGAGGTCATCGGCCGCAACGAGGAGACCCCGAAGACCGACGTGGTGCTCTACGGCTTCGGCCGGATCGGCCGGCTGCTGGCCCGGATTCTGCTCACCCGGCAGGCCGACCACAACGGCCCGGTGCTGCGCGCCATCGTGGTGCGCCAGGGCGCCGAGGACGACATCGTCAAACGCGCCTCCCTGCTGCGCCGGGACTCGGTGCACGGCGCCTTCGACGGCACCATCTCGGTGGACCGGGAGAACAACGTGATCTGGGCCAACGGCACCCCGATCCAGGTGATCTACTCCGATGACCCGGCGACGGTGGACTACACCGCCTACGGCATCGACGACGCGGTGGTGGTGGACAACACCGGCCGCTGGCGCGACCGGGCGGGGCTGGAGCAGCATCTGCGGGCCACCGGGGTGGCCCGGGTGCTGCTCACCGCCCCGGGCAAGGGCGACGTGAAGAACATCGTCTACGGGATCAACCACAAGGGGATCACCGACGCCGACCGGATCCTCTCCGCGGCGAGCTGCACCACCAACGGGATCACCCCGGTGCTCAAGGTGGTCAACGACAAGTGGGGGGTGGCGCACGGCCACGTGGAGACGGTGCACTCCTTCACCAACGACCAGAACCTGATCGACAACTTCCACCGGGGCTCGCGCCGCGGCCGGGCGGCGACGCTGAACATGGTGCTCACCGAGACCGGGGCGGCGAAGGCGGTGGCCAAGGCGCTGCCCGAGTTCGAGGGCAAGCTCACCGGCAACGCGATCCGGGTGCCCACCCCGGACGTGTCCATGGCGGTGCTCAACCTCACCCTGGAGCGCGAGGTCACCCGCGAGGAGGTCAACGACTACATCCGGGAGGTGTCGCTGCGCTCGGTGCTGCGCCAGCAGATCGACTACATCCACTCCCCGGAGGTGGTCTCCAGCGACTTCATCGGCACCACGCACACCGGCATCGTGGACGGCCTGGCGACCATCGCCGCCGGCCGGCACCTGGTGCTCTACGTCTGGTACGACAACGAGTTCGGCTACTCCAACCAGGTGGTCCGGATCGTCGAGGAGATCGCCGGGGCCCGGCCGATCGTGCTGCCCAAGCGCAAGCACCTCGAGGAGCTCTAG
- the pth gene encoding aminoacyl-tRNA hydrolase yields MPASDSPLLVVGLGNPGPKYAGTRHNIGHLVLDELAGRADPMPASFSAHRRSNAEIARIRRRLPDGGERALILAKPRSYMNLSGGPVAALARFFKIDPAGIIVVHDELDLDPGVVRLKRGGGEGGHNGLRSTSKALGTRDYLRVRVGIGRPPGRMDPADYVLREPPAREREEFALAVAEAADAVEALVDLGLTGAQNRVHGR; encoded by the coding sequence ATGCCAGCAAGCGACTCCCCCCTCCTCGTGGTGGGCCTGGGCAACCCGGGCCCGAAGTACGCCGGCACCCGGCACAACATCGGCCACCTGGTGCTCGATGAGCTCGCCGGGCGGGCCGACCCGATGCCGGCGTCCTTCTCCGCGCACCGGCGCTCCAACGCCGAGATCGCGCGGATCCGCCGGCGGCTGCCCGACGGCGGCGAGCGGGCGCTGATCCTGGCCAAGCCGCGCAGCTACATGAACCTCTCCGGCGGCCCGGTGGCCGCCCTGGCCCGCTTCTTCAAGATCGACCCCGCCGGGATCATCGTGGTGCACGATGAGCTGGACCTGGACCCGGGCGTGGTGCGGCTCAAACGCGGCGGCGGCGAGGGCGGGCACAACGGGCTGCGCTCCACCTCGAAGGCCCTGGGCACCCGCGACTACCTGCGGGTGCGGGTGGGCATCGGCCGGCCGCCGGGGCGGATGGACCCGGCCGACTACGTGCTGCGCGAACCCCCGGCGCGGGAGCGCGAGGAGTTCGCGCTCGCCGTGGCCGAGGCCGCCGACGCGGTGGAGGCGCTGGTCGACCTCGGCCTGACCGGGGCGCAGAACCGGGTGCACGGCCGCTAG
- a CDS encoding AMP-dependent synthetase/ligase, which yields MSAVYPEPNRYRRPEDEPIDGSVLDDDPGTVTAQIARRIGKTPHLTAFRSPDGAGGWLTRTWAEFGEELRLVAAGLAELGVHRGDRVSLLSGTRYEWVLADAGIIHAGAATSPLYPTSIPDEIRHIINDSGARVVFAEDAAQLARLTAIADRLPEVSDVVILDDEPGAADPGAHWRVRTLTGLRELGAAALAADPDLVQRRVAALTPADLRSLMYTSGTTGAPKGVRLPHSCMSFEGAVTRTLDLIAEGEVHYLWLPLSHAFGQVLVAASIQFGAETVIDGDPEHLMANLPEFRPVFLASVPRVLEKVHAGVGAAMGEAGGVKAALYRWAIDVGHRHWAHRVAGTEPPLTLRLRHRLADRLVFAKIRERFGGRVRAVMSGAAPLGEEIATWFAAIGMPVLEGWGMTECGAAATVNRMWAWRAGTVGWPFPGTELRIAEDGEVLLRGPHVMEGYHGLPEATAEAIDAEGWLHTGDVGELDERGFLRITDRKKQLFKTSTGKYVAPGRIEAGLGASCPYVAQAIVGGAGEKFVSALITLDEPAVRDWAAAHGVAGDTLAHLAAADEVRELIGGYVDELNGTLSPWERIGRFTIIDREFSIEAGELTPTMKLRRRTIMENFGHLLEAHYR from the coding sequence ATGAGCGCCGTCTACCCCGAGCCGAACCGCTACCGCCGACCCGAGGACGAGCCCATCGACGGCTCCGTCCTGGATGATGATCCCGGCACCGTCACCGCCCAGATCGCCCGGCGGATCGGCAAGACCCCCCACCTGACCGCCTTCCGCTCCCCCGACGGCGCCGGCGGCTGGCTCACCCGCACCTGGGCCGAATTCGGCGAGGAGCTCCGGCTCGTCGCCGCGGGCCTGGCCGAGCTCGGCGTGCACCGCGGCGACCGGGTCTCCCTGCTCTCCGGCACCCGCTACGAGTGGGTGCTCGCCGACGCCGGGATCATCCACGCCGGGGCGGCGACCTCCCCGCTGTACCCCACCTCCATCCCGGACGAGATCCGGCACATCATCAACGACTCCGGGGCCCGGGTGGTCTTCGCCGAGGACGCCGCCCAGCTGGCCCGGCTCACCGCGATCGCCGACCGGCTGCCCGAGGTCTCCGACGTGGTGATCCTCGACGACGAGCCGGGCGCGGCGGACCCGGGGGCGCATTGGCGGGTGCGCACCCTGACCGGGCTGCGCGAGCTCGGCGCCGCCGCGCTCGCCGCGGACCCGGATCTGGTGCAGCGCCGGGTGGCGGCGCTGACCCCCGCGGATCTGCGCAGCCTGATGTACACCTCCGGCACCACCGGCGCCCCGAAGGGGGTGCGCCTGCCGCACAGCTGCATGTCCTTCGAGGGGGCGGTGACCCGCACCCTGGACCTCATCGCGGAGGGCGAGGTGCACTACCTGTGGCTGCCGCTGAGCCACGCCTTCGGCCAGGTCCTGGTCGCCGCCTCGATCCAGTTCGGGGCGGAGACCGTCATCGACGGCGACCCGGAGCACCTGATGGCGAACCTGCCGGAGTTCCGGCCGGTGTTCCTCGCCTCGGTGCCCAGGGTGCTGGAGAAGGTGCACGCCGGCGTCGGCGCGGCGATGGGCGAGGCCGGCGGGGTGAAGGCCGCGCTGTACCGCTGGGCGATCGACGTCGGGCACCGGCACTGGGCGCACCGGGTCGCCGGCACCGAGCCCCCGCTGACCCTGCGGCTGCGGCACCGCCTCGCCGATCGCCTGGTCTTCGCCAAGATCCGGGAGCGCTTCGGCGGCCGGGTGCGCGCGGTGATGAGCGGCGCCGCCCCGCTGGGCGAGGAGATCGCCACCTGGTTCGCCGCCATCGGGATGCCGGTGCTGGAGGGCTGGGGAATGACCGAATGCGGGGCCGCGGCCACCGTGAACCGGATGTGGGCCTGGCGGGCCGGCACCGTGGGCTGGCCCTTCCCCGGCACCGAGCTGCGGATCGCCGAGGACGGGGAGGTGCTGCTGCGCGGCCCGCATGTGATGGAGGGCTACCACGGGCTGCCGGAGGCCACCGCGGAGGCCATCGACGCCGAGGGCTGGCTGCACACCGGCGACGTCGGCGAGCTCGACGAGCGCGGCTTCCTGCGGATCACCGACCGGAAGAAGCAGCTGTTCAAGACCTCCACCGGCAAATACGTCGCCCCGGGCCGGATCGAGGCCGGCCTCGGCGCGAGCTGCCCCTACGTGGCGCAGGCGATCGTCGGCGGGGCGGGCGAGAAGTTCGTCTCCGCGCTGATCACCCTCGACGAGCCGGCGGTGCGGGACTGGGCCGCCGCCCACGGCGTGGCCGGCGACACCCTCGCCCACCTCGCCGCCGCCGACGAGGTCCGGGAGCTCATCGGCGGCTACGTCGACGAGCTCAACGGGACCCTCTCCCCCTGGGAGCGGATCGGCCGCTTCACCATCATCGACCGGGAGTTCTCCATCGAGGCCGGGGAGCTCACGCCGACGATGAAGCTGCGCCGGCGCACCATCATGGAGAACTTCGGGCACCTGCTCGAGGCGCACTACCGCTGA
- a CDS encoding 50S ribosomal protein L25/general stress protein Ctc — MAKKPNITSLSVRARTEFGKGAARRLRRDGSIPAVIYGTNLDAPIHIAMDVLEFNAVIRNYGINAIIEFDVEGEKQLSMVKAVDQNPITMEFDHVDLLAIKRGEKVEVEVPVVHVGEAAPNTLVMQDADSILVLAPVLAIPEEIEVSVEGLEEGTQISAGEITLPEGLELADDADLLIFNIVEPEEDPAGDVDADIEGMGEDELPDEPAEGEGEAAE, encoded by the coding sequence ATGGCCAAGAAGCCCAACATCACCAGCCTGTCGGTGCGCGCGCGCACCGAGTTCGGCAAGGGCGCCGCCCGCCGGCTGCGCCGCGACGGGTCCATCCCCGCCGTCATCTACGGCACCAACCTGGACGCCCCGATCCACATCGCCATGGACGTGCTGGAGTTCAACGCGGTGATCCGCAACTACGGCATCAACGCGATCATCGAGTTCGACGTCGAGGGCGAGAAGCAGCTGTCCATGGTCAAGGCCGTGGATCAGAACCCGATCACCATGGAGTTCGACCACGTCGACCTGCTGGCGATCAAGCGTGGCGAGAAGGTCGAGGTCGAGGTGCCGGTCGTGCACGTCGGCGAGGCCGCCCCGAACACCCTGGTCATGCAGGACGCGGACTCCATCCTGGTGCTCGCCCCGGTGCTGGCCATCCCCGAGGAGATCGAGGTCTCCGTGGAGGGCCTGGAGGAGGGCACCCAGATCTCCGCCGGCGAGATCACCCTGCCGGAGGGCCTGGAGCTGGCCGACGACGCCGATCTGCTCATCTTCAACATCGTGGAGCCGGAGGAGGACCCGGCCGGCGACGTCGACGCCGACATCGAGGGCATGGGCGAGGACGAGCTGCCCGACGAGCCCGCCGAGGGCGAGGGCGAGGCGGCGGAGTAG
- a CDS encoding MFS transporter has translation MDPDVRRAIPANTRRLVAAQGLQSAGDQVVDAKTVLPWLLHALGAPGFMLGLLVPIRESGSMLPQAALTPWVRAQPRRKRVWLIGALTQAAMAAVIALAAAAATGPAAGALVLLGLAGFSLGRSLCSIGSKDIQGRVIPKGRRGRVSGVSTMVGGVAAITVGAAVRVLGGAGRLTEADLEWLIGAAALAWVAGAVIFARIAEPATAPEDPGAGPGWLRESVDLLREDRPFRRFVVVRALLLVSALAPAFLVALAARGGAGLGGLGTFLIASGAASIIGGRIAGRLSDRSSRRAMILGAAAASAVILAALALARLAPGAAGWALPATYFLLALTHTEIRVARKTYVVDMATGDRRTAYVAVGNTAMGAILLLTGVISGALAHIGVEWALLLLAAMGLAGVAAARALPEVSRPGAGG, from the coding sequence ATGGATCCCGACGTCCGGCGGGCGATTCCGGCGAACACCCGGCGGCTGGTCGCCGCCCAGGGGCTGCAATCGGCCGGGGACCAGGTGGTGGACGCGAAGACGGTGCTGCCCTGGCTGCTGCACGCCCTGGGCGCCCCCGGGTTCATGCTCGGCCTGCTGGTGCCGATCCGCGAATCCGGCTCCATGCTGCCGCAGGCGGCGCTGACCCCCTGGGTGCGCGCCCAGCCCCGGCGCAAGCGGGTGTGGCTCATCGGGGCGCTCACCCAGGCGGCGATGGCCGCGGTGATCGCCCTCGCCGCGGCGGCGGCCACCGGGCCGGCGGCCGGCGCCCTGGTGCTGCTCGGCCTGGCCGGGTTCTCCCTGGGCCGTTCGCTGTGCTCGATCGGCTCCAAGGACATCCAGGGCCGGGTGATCCCCAAGGGCCGGCGGGGCCGGGTCAGCGGGGTGTCCACCATGGTCGGCGGCGTCGCCGCGATCACCGTCGGCGCCGCGGTGCGCGTCCTCGGCGGGGCCGGCCGGCTCACCGAGGCGGATCTGGAGTGGCTGATCGGGGCGGCGGCGCTGGCCTGGGTGGCCGGGGCGGTGATCTTCGCCCGGATCGCGGAACCGGCCACCGCCCCCGAGGATCCGGGCGCCGGCCCCGGCTGGCTGCGCGAATCGGTGGACCTGCTGCGCGAGGACCGGCCCTTCCGGCGCTTCGTCGTGGTGCGCGCCCTGCTGCTGGTCTCCGCCCTGGCCCCGGCCTTCCTGGTGGCCCTGGCCGCCCGGGGCGGGGCGGGCCTGGGCGGGCTGGGCACCTTCCTCATCGCCTCCGGGGCGGCGTCCATCATCGGCGGCCGGATCGCCGGGCGGCTCTCCGACCGCTCCTCCCGGCGGGCGATGATCCTCGGTGCCGCCGCGGCCTCGGCGGTGATCCTGGCCGCCCTGGCGCTGGCCCGGCTCGCCCCGGGCGCGGCCGGCTGGGCGCTGCCGGCGACCTACTTCCTGCTCGCGCTGACCCACACCGAGATCCGGGTGGCCCGGAAAACCTACGTGGTGGACATGGCCACCGGGGACCGGCGCACCGCGTACGTGGCGGTGGGCAACACCGCCATGGGCGCGATCCTGCTGCTCACCGGCGTGATCTCGGGTGCCCTGGCGCATATCGGGGTCGAGTGGGCGCTGCTCCTGCTCGCCGCGATGGGCCTGGCCGGGGTGGCCGCCGCCCGCGCGCTGCCCGAGGTGTCCCGGCCGGGGGCGGGCGGCTGA
- a CDS encoding ribose-phosphate diphosphokinase — protein sequence MTGQWIDNQKNLMLFSGRAHPDLGEAVARELGVRLTPTTARDFANGETFIRFEESVRGCDAFVLQAHPAPLNKWLMEQLIMIDALKRGSAKRITAILPFFPYARQDKKHRGREPISARLVADLLKTAGADRIVSVDLHTDQIQGFFDGPVDHMHAMPILSDYIKDKYSMENLCVVSPDAGRVKVSEKWANTLGDVPLAFIHKTRSVDVANEIVANRVVGDVDGRVCLLIDDMIDTGGTIAGAVKVLRAAGAKDVIIATTHGVFSGPAAERLSGCGAKEVITTDTLPQSTEGWDNLTVLPIAPLLAKTIHEIFENGSVTTLFEGQA from the coding sequence ATGACCGGCCAGTGGATCGACAACCAGAAGAACCTGATGCTCTTCTCCGGGCGGGCGCACCCGGATCTGGGCGAGGCGGTGGCCCGGGAGCTGGGGGTGCGGCTGACCCCGACCACCGCCCGGGACTTCGCCAACGGGGAGACCTTCATCCGCTTCGAGGAGTCCGTGCGCGGCTGCGACGCCTTCGTGCTGCAGGCGCACCCGGCCCCGCTGAACAAGTGGCTGATGGAGCAGCTCATCATGATCGACGCGCTCAAGCGCGGGTCGGCGAAGCGGATCACCGCGATCCTGCCCTTCTTCCCCTACGCCCGGCAGGACAAGAAGCACCGCGGCCGGGAGCCCATCTCCGCCCGCCTGGTCGCCGACCTGCTGAAGACCGCCGGCGCGGACCGGATCGTCAGCGTGGATCTGCACACCGACCAGATCCAGGGCTTCTTCGACGGCCCGGTGGATCACATGCACGCGATGCCGATCCTCTCCGACTACATCAAGGACAAGTACTCCATGGAGAACCTGTGCGTGGTGTCCCCGGACGCCGGCCGGGTGAAGGTCTCCGAGAAGTGGGCGAACACCCTGGGGGATGTGCCGCTGGCGTTCATCCACAAGACCCGCTCCGTGGACGTGGCCAACGAGATCGTGGCCAACCGGGTGGTCGGCGACGTCGACGGCCGGGTGTGCCTGCTCATCGACGACATGATCGACACCGGCGGCACCATCGCCGGGGCGGTGAAGGTGCTGCGCGCCGCCGGGGCGAAGGACGTCATCATCGCCACCACGCACGGGGTGTTCTCCGGGCCGGCCGCGGAGCGGCTCTCCGGCTGCGGGGCCAAGGAGGTCATCACCACCGACACCCTGCCGCAGAGCACCGAGGGCTGGGACAACCTCACCGTGCTGCCGATCGCGCCGCTGCTGGCGAAGACCATCCACGAGATCTTCGAGAACGGCTCGGTGACCACCCTCTTCGAGGGCCAGGCCTAG
- a CDS encoding peptide chain release factor 3: protein MSSPAAEAARRRTFAVIAHPDAGKSTLTEALALHAHVIAEAGAVHGKSGRKATVSDWMEMEQDRGISVASSALQFEYAPAGHVGEPYVINLVDTPGHADFSEDTYRVLTAVDAAVMLVDGAKGLEPQTLKLFRVCKTNGIPIITVINKWDRPGKAPLELMDEIVAEIGLQPTPLYWPVGEAGDFRGLLHRGEGGAARGFIRFERTAGGSTIAGETHLDPAAAAAEQGAAWETAAEESELLSADSADHDQEMYLAGDTSPVIFASAMLNWGVHQILDTLCELAPAPGPRAADPAALAAATSAMDDSRAPGDDFSGVVFKVQAGMDAHHRDKLAFLRVVSGAFDRGMQVTHAQSGRSFSTKYALTVFGRTRATVDTAYPGDIVGLVNAGALAPGDTLYAGRRVQYPPMPQFAPEHFRTLRAKSLGSYKQFRKAIEQLDAEGVVQILRNDARGEAAPVMAAVGPMQFEVMQARMAGEYNVETVTEPIPYSVARRTDEASAPGLARQRGVEIFHRSDGAIIALFGDKWKLSFIEKEHPEFTLETLVAD, encoded by the coding sequence ATGTCCTCCCCCGCCGCCGAGGCCGCCCGCCGCCGCACCTTCGCGGTCATCGCCCACCCGGACGCCGGCAAGTCCACGCTCACCGAGGCGCTGGCGCTGCATGCGCACGTCATCGCCGAGGCCGGCGCGGTGCACGGCAAATCCGGGCGCAAGGCCACCGTCTCGGACTGGATGGAGATGGAGCAGGACCGGGGCATCTCGGTGGCCTCCTCGGCGCTGCAGTTCGAGTACGCCCCGGCCGGCCACGTCGGCGAGCCCTACGTGATCAACCTGGTGGACACCCCCGGCCACGCGGACTTCTCCGAGGACACCTACCGGGTGCTCACCGCCGTGGACGCGGCGGTGATGCTCGTCGACGGGGCCAAGGGCCTGGAGCCGCAGACCCTGAAGCTGTTCCGGGTGTGCAAGACCAACGGGATCCCGATCATCACCGTGATCAACAAATGGGACCGGCCGGGCAAGGCGCCGCTGGAGCTGATGGACGAGATCGTCGCCGAGATCGGGCTGCAGCCCACCCCCCTGTACTGGCCGGTGGGCGAGGCCGGGGACTTCCGGGGGCTGCTGCACCGTGGCGAGGGCGGGGCCGCCCGGGGGTTCATCCGCTTCGAGCGCACCGCCGGCGGCTCCACCATCGCCGGGGAGACCCACCTGGACCCGGCGGCCGCGGCCGCGGAGCAGGGCGCGGCCTGGGAGACCGCGGCCGAGGAATCCGAGCTGCTCTCCGCCGACAGCGCCGACCACGACCAGGAGATGTACCTGGCCGGGGACACCTCCCCGGTGATCTTCGCCTCCGCGATGCTCAACTGGGGGGTGCACCAGATCCTGGACACCCTCTGCGAGCTCGCCCCGGCACCGGGGCCGCGGGCCGCGGACCCGGCGGCGCTGGCCGCCGCGACCAGCGCCATGGACGACTCCCGCGCCCCCGGCGACGACTTCTCCGGGGTGGTGTTCAAGGTGCAGGCCGGGATGGACGCGCACCACCGGGACAAGCTGGCCTTCCTGCGGGTGGTCTCCGGGGCCTTCGACCGGGGCATGCAGGTCACCCACGCCCAGTCCGGGCGCAGCTTCTCCACCAAGTACGCGCTCACCGTGTTCGGGCGCACCCGGGCCACCGTGGACACCGCCTACCCGGGCGACATCGTCGGCCTGGTCAACGCCGGGGCGCTGGCCCCCGGGGACACCCTGTACGCGGGCCGGCGGGTGCAGTACCCGCCGATGCCGCAGTTCGCCCCGGAGCATTTCCGCACCCTGCGGGCGAAGTCGCTGGGCAGCTACAAGCAGTTCCGCAAGGCCATCGAGCAGCTCGACGCCGAGGGCGTGGTGCAGATCCTGCGCAACGACGCCCGCGGCGAGGCCGCCCCGGTGATGGCCGCGGTCGGCCCGATGCAGTTCGAGGTGATGCAGGCCCGGATGGCCGGGGAGTACAACGTGGAGACGGTCACCGAGCCGATCCCCTACTCGGTGGCCCGGCGCACCGACGAGGCCTCCGCGCCGGGGCTGGCCCGGCAGCGCGGGGTGGAGATCTTCCACCGCTCCGACGGGGCGATCATCGCCCTGTTCGGGGACAAGTGGAAGCTGTCCTTCATCGAGAAGGAGCATCCCGAGTTCACCCTGGAGACCCTGGTCGCCGACTGA
- the glmU gene encoding bifunctional UDP-N-acetylglucosamine diphosphorylase/glucosamine-1-phosphate N-acetyltransferase GlmU: MNPDSATAVVVLAAGQGTRMRSATPKVLHEVAGRSMLAHALHAARDAGADRIAVVVGHARERVEAGVRAWAESAGLAPEAVDIAHQEQQNGTGHAVQCAFTALDRAAEFAGTVVVTTSDVPMLNGATLRALLAEHERAPKAAVTVLTATVADPHGYGRILRTADGEVTGIVEEKDADERQREITEINSGVYAFDSATLRRALTLLDTDNAQGELYLTDVIGIARELGRTARGHRLDDPWLVAGVNDRVQLAAVGAELNRRLCEEAMRAGATIVDPATTWLGMDVELGRDVTVLPGVQLAGRTRVAEGAVIGPDSTLVDVEVGEGATVARTHARESRIGADAEVGPFTYLRPGTVLGPRGKLGGFVEAKNAQVGAGSKVPHLTYIGDAEVGEESNIGASSVFVNYDGVRKHRTRIGSHVRTGSDTMFIAPVTVGDGAYSGAGTVIKDDVPPGALAVSAGRQRNIEGWVQRKRPGTPAAEAAAAAGGAGEAAPNPTVDDEEGQDCR, translated from the coding sequence ATGAACCCCGACTCGGCCACCGCGGTGGTGGTCCTGGCCGCCGGCCAGGGCACCCGGATGCGCTCGGCCACCCCGAAGGTCCTGCACGAGGTCGCCGGGCGGAGCATGCTGGCGCACGCCCTGCACGCCGCCCGCGACGCCGGCGCCGACCGGATCGCGGTGGTCGTGGGGCATGCCCGGGAGCGGGTGGAGGCCGGGGTGCGCGCCTGGGCGGAGTCGGCGGGGCTGGCCCCGGAGGCGGTGGACATCGCCCACCAGGAGCAGCAGAACGGCACCGGGCACGCGGTGCAGTGCGCCTTCACCGCCCTGGACCGGGCCGCCGAGTTCGCCGGCACCGTGGTGGTGACCACCTCCGATGTGCCGATGCTGAACGGCGCCACGCTGCGCGCCCTGCTCGCCGAGCACGAGCGGGCGCCGAAGGCGGCGGTGACCGTGCTCACCGCCACCGTCGCCGACCCGCACGGCTACGGCCGGATCCTGCGCACCGCCGACGGGGAGGTCACCGGGATCGTTGAGGAGAAGGACGCCGATGAGCGGCAGCGGGAGATCACCGAGATCAACTCCGGGGTGTACGCCTTCGACTCCGCGACGCTGCGCCGGGCGCTGACCCTGCTGGACACCGACAACGCCCAGGGCGAGCTCTACCTCACCGACGTCATCGGCATCGCCCGGGAGCTGGGCCGCACCGCCCGCGGGCACCGCCTCGACGATCCCTGGCTGGTCGCCGGGGTCAACGACCGGGTGCAGCTGGCCGCCGTCGGCGCGGAGCTGAACCGCCGGCTGTGCGAGGAGGCGATGCGCGCCGGGGCGACCATCGTGGACCCGGCGACGACCTGGCTGGGCATGGACGTCGAACTCGGCCGGGACGTCACCGTGCTGCCCGGGGTGCAGCTGGCCGGGCGCACCCGGGTGGCCGAGGGGGCGGTCATCGGCCCGGACTCCACCCTGGTCGACGTCGAGGTCGGCGAGGGCGCCACGGTGGCGCGCACCCACGCCCGGGAGTCCCGGATCGGCGCCGATGCGGAGGTGGGCCCCTTCACCTACCTGCGGCCGGGCACCGTGCTCGGCCCGCGCGGCAAGCTCGGCGGTTTCGTGGAGGCGAAGAACGCCCAGGTGGGGGCGGGCTCGAAGGTGCCGCACCTGACCTACATCGGCGACGCCGAGGTCGGCGAGGAGTCCAATATCGGCGCCTCCAGCGTGTTCGTCAACTACGACGGGGTGCGCAAGCACCGCACCCGGATCGGCTCCCATGTGCGCACCGGCTCGGACACCATGTTCATCGCCCCGGTGACGGTCGGTGACGGCGCGTATTCCGGGGCGGGTACTGTGATCAAGGACGATGTCCCCCCCGGTGCGCTGGCCGTCAGCGCGGGCAGGCAGCGGAATATCGAGGGATGGGTCCAGCGGAAGCGGCCGGGCACCCCGGCCGCGGAGGCTGCGGCGGCCGCCGGCGGCGCCGGCGAGGCCGCGCCGAACCCCACCGTTGACGACGAGGAAGGCCAAGACTGCCGATGA